The following is a genomic window from Bosea sp. RAC05.
TGCCGGCGGCGCGGCCACAGATCGAGGGCCGCCGCGTGCTGCTGGTCGACGACGTCCTGACCACGGGCGCGACCGGCAATGCCGCGGCGCGGGCGCTGCTGCGCGGCGGGGCGCGCACGGTCGACATCCTGACCTTCGCGCGCGTCGTCTCGGATGGCACCTGACCGGACGTTTCGCCCGGTGACGAAACCATGACGAGCCCCTACATTGGGCTCAGCCCCAACCCGATGGACCCCGCGCGATGCCTCCCGTCACCATCTACACCACCTCCTGGTGCCCCTATTGCAAGGCCGCCAAGTCGCTGCTGACGAAGAAGGGCGTCGCCTTCGACGAGATCGACGTCGACGGCAAGCCGGAGCTGCGCCAGGCGATGACCGCCCGGGCCGGCGGACGCACCT
Proteins encoded in this region:
- the grxC gene encoding glutaredoxin 3, with protein sequence MPPVTIYTTSWCPYCKAAKSLLTKKGVAFDEIDVDGKPELRQAMTARAGGRTSVPQIFIGETHVGGSDDIHALDARGELDKLLAA